Proteins from one Elgaria multicarinata webbii isolate HBS135686 ecotype San Diego chromosome 3, rElgMul1.1.pri, whole genome shotgun sequence genomic window:
- the LOC134394238 gene encoding cold-inducible RNA-binding protein-like, with product MASDEGKLFIGGLSFDTNEQNLEQLFSPYGDIAEVVVVKDRETQRSRGFGFITYCRPEDAKDAMRAMNGESVDGRQIRVDQAGKSSRGSSGGRGRGRGFSRGGGGYGGGRYDNRSGGYGGSRDYYGSRNQGGYGDRYSGSSYRDNYDN from the exons GTTTTGACACCAATGAGCAGAATCTGGAGCAGTTGTTCTCCCCCTATGGAGATATTGCAGAAG TGGTTGTGGTGAAAGACAGGGAGACTCAGCGGTCCAGGGGGTTTGGCTTTATTACCTATTGCCGTCCTGAAGATGCCAAGGATGCCATGAGAGCCATGAATGGAGAA TCTGTGGATGGGCGTCAAATCAGAGTTGACCAAGCTGGAAAATCTTCCCGTGGCTCTTCTGGAGGCAGAGGACGTGGACGTGGATTCTCTAGAG GAGGTGGAGGATATGGAGGTGGACGTTATGACAACAGAAGCGGTGGCTATGGTGGATCTAGAGACTAttatggcagcag gaatcagGGAGGCTATGGAGACCGTTACTCTGGGAGCTCCTACAGAGACAACTATGATAACTAG